The sequence below is a genomic window from Lolium perenne isolate Kyuss_39 chromosome 7, Kyuss_2.0, whole genome shotgun sequence.
AattgagcgaggggaagtgagccttgcaggtggctaagaccagggaggcgactccgcgcgCGGAAGATTTCTGCCAATCCTTGATGAATTCCGGCACTTGCTCCATTAGCTTGGTCATCGTGTCGATCACGgaagttttggccttcttcagagacagggtcttggcgattccgcgacaggcttcaaatagcGAGTCGATGGAAATCCGCGCTTCGTCATATGCCTCTgtcctcttcaggttcgactcttttgaccactcgaagccaaggctcgctgtggaagaaggaAGCTCAATTCCGTTACGGAGAGCACAGCATATAAAGAAGTCGGAGAAACAACAAGGAATAAGCGCTTACGGAAGATGAGtttgtcaatggcctccgcctccgcctctagaactttgttcttggcCACTAAGGAAGTTACTCGACTTTGGCTCTTCTTTAGCTTATCATTCAGTTCCGCCAACTCGcgagcatgcttctcggagagctccttcctcttctcattctCCTTGTCGGAGGATTCTTTGATGAAGGTTTTGAGAGACTCGTTCTCCACCTCCAGCACCTTGACTTTGGCGGACAGATCATCGAatgaggagtgcttggcagtttcttctgcaggcggaaagttgcacatgttatgcatcatGAACAGTTGTATCAGCATGCTGATTAAAACTCGGATTTCAtaccttgaaggcgggtctcaagaagctggatagccttttggctattttccacgttctgacgcagcccttcgatctccgtgatttgctccagcacatgaacgcgtagatcttcgtgcaatttccgcgtggtctgagaagcagagaggagttagccggatatttaaaatcttgggggctggcgaggaattcGAAGTCTTGAAGGTATAAAATTTTAAAAttccgcctaaggtacatcttgagaaagcatcggctaacacatgttacacggaaatgtctggcccaatgcttgggggctagtattacctgccgcacttccttgtgcttggcgaaaaacacTCTCAGACCGTCCTCCAGATCGGTGAGCTCTTGCATCTCCTCGTCTGATTTCCCCCaaaccttgttcagcatggcgaaaaCTTCCGCGTGGCGCTGTGCGAGGGAAAGCTTTTGCAGAGACTGAGTCGGTCGAGGGTTGACCCTAATCGCGTTGGAGGCTTGAACGAGCTTTACCTTCTCCTCATATTCTTCCTCTGTGGGCTCCGTGAAAGTGGCGCTTGGTTGATCTTGCGGAGGAGCAGACGAggaggcacccttggcggaatcgcCATGGTCGGCGGGATCttccggaaggtcatcaaggttgatgacatccttgggatccggcttggaggcaGACGAAGCCTTGGGTGGGACCTCCACCTCAGGAGTAACAGGAACTGAAGCCGGAGACGTCTTGACCTTTTTCTTCAAGACCCttggagccttggggggctggcttacgGAACTTCAGTAAAAGGAAAAAAAGCATAACAATTAAGTAAGGGTTTACTTGTGAAGCCAGAACCTGGATCTCGGAGACAgacacttacccggaaggcttgaagaagtgctggatggcgggctgccccttgttgctggtgttaatcagcttgaggcgcttcttttccgcctccgctttccgggtagccgcagtgctagccacttcgcgggcgcgcttagcggcggggctggagggagcaggcctcttcctcttaggagggcgcggagcctcgtgagcttccgcctctgatgcagcttccggatccgtgttgccggtggaaggaacccggaggagagttccgagttcacttTCTTCAAGGGCCTCGAGCTAAGGCACGGAgttaacacttagacaaaaagttTGAATGCAAAGAAAAACAATGGGctaagtcaagacgacgtaccgcggttccggatccaTTCGTGTGGATATCTTTGTTACACACTTGAACATGtagttcacgcggaatcttgatgaggagccggatcctcttgtcaatggcgtcggcggaaaggtTGTCTTtagtggcgcgcattgggtcctcgcgccccgtgtactggaacatcagacggtccctgtgttggagcggttggatccgcttggtgaaccaggaaagggtcaagtccttcccTGTCAGCCCCTCCGCCGTTAGCTTGCAGATCTGCCTaacggcgcgtgtgagctggggcgactcggagaggtggggcAGTGTGTCCATGACGGAatttcggtggcggggcagttcttgaatggcGGCAATCTCCTTTtgctcgccgggtcggagacgtccttcaagtagaagaaacccccagaccaataccgcgcggattcgtggcggtctgtgtgggggtagacgcggcccgggcggatcataaaggtgatggatccgcatgttgctAGCTCGGTGGACtgccggatcctctccttcttaACGAAAAAGTAATATTGGAACAAAGAGATGTCgggggttacccggagatggccctcgcagagggtgacgtggttgctaatagcaagcacgctgttcggagaaatgttgtggggttggagctcATAAACCTTCATGATCTCCAGGAAGAAATCTGAAGGCGGAAATGAGAAACCTcgctccaccagtgctttcgccagcaccatctcgttgtcctCCGGAGCTGGAGCTAAGGCGttcggaactgacctccagcttccgggtagcaggaaaccctccgcctcgaggttcttcagctccatctcagtggtggtacagggccaccatttccccttGGCTTCAGAATCCCGCTGACGAGCCTTCGATTTTTTGGCGGCGATCTCTTCCGCTTTGTGCTCCGCTTGAtccgccccggaggttttctccgggttagcCGAGGTCCCTTCGgcgtccttgccggaatcctttggaggatccagctggactgggacgaagggtggaggggcggaggaaatTGGGGTTGCCAGGATCGGTTCAgaggttggaggcggagtcgttgaagacatctgaagaagaaACGATGGCGGAAAAACATTACTTAGTCGGATCCAACGTCGTCTTCCTAAAGTTCATCCCTACCGACTACGGCGCGAGGACGAAGCTCGAGAACTCACCGTGATGGAGTccacggtggtcggagtcgccggcgacgaggtttttgcgcggtggctcgctgaagttaagaacaggatgaactcgGTGCGGTGTCGAAGCAGCTCCGGCGAAACTCCGGCgagattccggcacggcggagagaaAGCTCAAggcggcgcttcgcagagaggtagaaaggggggtgaatgaggattaggggtcgacggcggatatttataggccggagggacgagattcgtgctccgcatcctgtggtcggaacgcaagcgtcgcaccgttggatgcgtgacacatgtccaaaaccctaaacggtaaaaatggttagagataagttaccgcacaaatcgcgcgaaaatggcgccagaattggcggaaccgtttgagtcttttaagattccgggtaatcgcGTGAAGATAAATAGCTCTCATTCGCAAGCAGGGAAGTAACCCGGAAACGTATCTCGaaccgtcgatggatgaagtcccgcaggatgtgaGCATTTTCCAACTAAAGGTTGGGAaaggaagaaaatgtgaagttggagttcttcaagtttctccgtgtTACCGATGTTGTCGGAGACCATGATAGACTAGCAAGGCAGAaacagcaggtgaaactcggagaactctgggggctactgttgtgggtatacttcatgggtgtaccatcgacagtgcctagatccggcaagcccgggtggcccacagatggtgatgaggcatgtggcccatcgggcggcccagttgctgttgatcctgacagaagatgtccggcccaggagcagggagccggatccgaccgatctcgaggaggaacccggatccacggaggcccattaagggacccggatccggtacgacatagatggaagggcggatccttgacgtacacggcaagacattgtgtcgtagttaggcaacctgtatccgggtaggactctccatgtaaaccctagatctgtgcgcctttataagccggatcctgagagccctagaggcagaacctcaactcattgtaacatcgcgaaagcgcggaTAATTcaggacaagcagcagtaggccctgtcatcgtgcaggtgttccgaagctgggtaaatcgcgtaccaccgtcccgtgtgcactccgccctatggaccctacttcttttccccctcgtgaggatccctcctccgaggtaccgtcgattaggcaacgacactaaTCCTTGCATCAATATGTGCATCTAACTTCTTATGGGATATTTTGCAATATGGGAGTAGAGATGCATTAAATGTCTTAGATCTTTTATCTCGATCTTGAAGGTTTAATAGGTACCAAAATCAACAAGACTGATAAAGAAATTAAGGTTTTGAGTATAGTTAAATTGCATGATTCTATGATATGCTTAGGTGACAGTATTCATGGGTCGATAATGTGGTTAGTATCTAGGGGTAACTGCAACATCACAAAACCTAAGGTTAGTTTAGTTACTGTTTTAGTTTATTGTTTTCTCAGTATTCTTAAACAAAAACCCAAAAATATTTTATAATTTTTGTTCTTAGTTTGATCTCTTTGAAAAACCATTTAAAATTGGTAACATGGCAAATAAAAAGCTTGGCGAGTTTGCAACTCCCAGTGATGATTATTTGTGTGCAGCCATCACTCAACCCACGGTACGTACACGAGGATAATTATGGAATCAAACCTCATTTATTAACATTGGTACAACAAAATCAATTTGGAGGTTCAGATGTTCAGGGTGCGAGCATGCATTTAAAAAACATTACTGAGATATGCGATAAGCTCCGCATTAAAGATGTCAATTCAAATACTATTAAGTTGCCCTTTTTTTCCCTTTTCACTTAGAGGGGAGGGTAAAGAATGGTGATTGTCGCTTCCTACTGGAACTATTACCTCCTGGGAAAAATGTTGCAACACGTTCATGACTAAGCTTTTCTCACCTGCTAAAACTATGCAACTTCGTTCTGATATTACATCGTTTAGATAGGAAGACCGCGAGACACTAGCGCTTCGATCGGAAAGGATGAACGAGTCCGTAAGAAACTGTCCCAATCATGGGACTGAGGAATGAATCAATTTTCATCTATTCTATAATGCTTTAAATCCTATATCTAAGTCTATATTGGACACTACAATAGGAGGAACCTTTATGGGAAAGGAGATCGACGTCGGTACAAAGCTCCTCAATGGTATGCAAGTTAACCACTCATAGTGCCACGTGGAGTGATCCGGTTCAAGAAAAGTGAACTCATGCACCAAGGAAAAGAATGAAGTCCTAACCGCAAAGGTAGATGAGCTCATTTGCATGATAAAAGGTAATGAAGGTAAAGCTACCTCTCACGCTAAGGTTGAGGATGTAGATTTTATTTCATGCGATAACTCTTACCATGCATGGATGAACAAAGAATATAATTCCAATTTTCAAAAACCATATCCTAACTCTACAGGAGCATATAATAATTATAGTGAAGGAAATAATAATGGTAATCGTCAATCACTAGAAGATTCTCTTAAGTCTTTCCTGCAAGCTCAAACCGAGCAAAATAGTTTTATAACCAAAATGTCAAAGAAGCATGAAGCTGCAATAGGACAACTATCTAAATACGTGGCTGTTATGAAAACTGATATAAATGAATTGCAAGAGAGAATTGAAATTGTAGAGGCTCAACATGGTAAAATTGCTGAAAGCCAAACACTAATTCTCGCCTAATTTGCGGGCAAATCAAAGCCTAACCCTGTTGCAGATCTGGACATAGTAAGAAGCAGTATGGATGTGGATGAACATGAAGGGTTGTACTATGGCAACACTCTCTCACCCGACTACACCGTTGAAAACCTCATGAAGACGATCACTGTGAAGAACCCGACACTGAAGGAGGTAATGAAGATGCGTACCAAATTTTTATTAATCAAGTTGCTCGTGAGAATGAATACAAGAAATTGTCTGAGAAACTACCTTCTAAGTAAGGGACAAATGAAATTGCTACACTTTGTGATCTAGGCTACAATCCCCAAAACTTTATTTGATAAGCTTGATCTTGGTTCTTTCATGACAACTAAACTTAACTTGCACTTAGCTGATTCCACCTAGAAACAAGCCGTTGAAATTAAACAAAACATAGTTGTTGATGTTAAAGATTGTCTTGCACTAATTGATCTTGTCATAGTTAATATGCCTGAATATTCTAAGGCGCCTATCATTCTTGGTAGGCTATTTTTGAGAACCGTTAAAGCCTTGATTAATCTTCATGAGGGGAACGTCTAGATTTGAATTACCCTCGCGTGCACCATTTATATTTATTTTCCTAGGAAGAAGAACAAGTTCAACGGAGATAAAAAACAATCACCTTAAAAGTGAACTACTTTGGGGTTGGAATCCCCATTGCAAAGAAGAGTTCATCTTCATTTGGGTCGAGTTCAACGACCTAAAACAAAGCGTTTCTTGGAAGGCAACCCATGATAAATGGTATGGAAGAGGGGGCTGCTCGCTCGGCCTGAATAAAGGTGGTGGTACAAGGACCATCTCATGCCAAGAAAAAGATTTATTTGATGCCGGCCTTCCATGATCTAGCCGGAGTGtcgagttccgaaatggtccatCAGTGAACTCTTACTGGCGACATGATCGGATGGGTTTTGATCGCGCACAATCGTGTTTTTTACTGGTTATTTAGTTTCAGAGTGAGCAATGCGAAGTTTTGTAGTTTGTTGCCATCATGTGACATGTCTTTAGTCTCATGTTGAAATCAGTCGTGGAGAATGGCATGGAGGCCATGATCTGAGTACTAGTAATGGTACTTCGAGTCATTCATAATCTAAACTTGCAGTGTGAAACCCTAGGTCTGACCTTAGTTGGTTGTGTCTGATCatgatcttgttgaaggcattattTTATGATTGCAGACTTTCTCCTAAGTGAAAACCTATGATCTACGATAGGACGATCTCAACACTTgtgcattgttcccttcttgaagaCGTTGTTTTTGAAGAAGATGGATTTCCGGTGCTGTCTTCGTGTTGTTTGGTCCCCTATTATAAGGAATAAACACTATAACTACATTTTtcttttctgtaatttttctttcttttcttagcTACGTGCATCCGTATTTCCATTAGGACACTTCATTATTGTAGAGGATGTGTGTAATTAGTATCTtggcgatattaatatattttctttatcaaAAAAGTATGAAAACACATTGCATTAAATAAGAAAAGAAACTAATAGAAATTGAGGATGCAAAATAGTAGTGAATAGAGAGAAAAATTCTTCCGATTTTCTTGTTCCTGAAAATATTCTACATCTCCCAGACCGCGTAGAGAATTGAGAATTCTCATGTCTTTTAATTTTCGTACTCGTAATTGAAAAATTACAGAAGAAGACTCGTCATTTTGCAATGAAAATAACATATAAAACTGTGGACACTTTTGAAATCAGGCTGAGCCTCTTGATAGATATGCGAAAAAATTCATTATGCATTATTGGTCCACCATTGATGCGGTTCCCGTTTTTGTTCTTGTTAACAAATACGGTACATTACccgcaaaagaaaaaaaacaaataCGGTACATGTACATCCCGTAATTGGCATATCGGACATTTTGCTGCCGCGCAACACAGTGGCCCCCAGGCAGCAGTGTCGTCAGTGAACTCGAACTCCGTCCGGAACCCAGGCGTGGCACCAGCTCGCCACATCCGGCCGCCACGCGTGGCTCCTCTGCATCGAGCCCTGCACCCGCTACTTGCCGCCGCTTCCCGCCAAAATCAGGCGTCACTCAAAAAGACAAAGCGCTTCGTGCATGGAAAATGCAAATCAGAGCAGAGCGGTGGATCTGATCATCTGAAACCATCCAGTCTGAAGCAGTGAATTGAGTGGTCGGAAGGAAACAGGGCTAGGTGcgcatggcggcggcggtgtgGGAGGAGGTGGCCGTCGCGGTGTCGACCGGCGGGAGCGGCGGCGACGGTGGCACGGTGTTCTCCATCTGCGTGTTTACGGCGGTGCTGTGCCTCTGCCTGGTCGCCGGCCACCTGCTCGAGGAGAACAAATGGGTCAACGAGTCCATCACCGCCCTGATCATCGTACGCTTCCATCTCCATCCATCATGTTAATTTCTGGGGAGAGGTCGCCACAATAGGTAGTAGCACCGAGCTGTCTGATTTTCTTGGCATGCAGGGGTGCATCGTTGGGGCATTCATATTCCTGCTAAGCAAAGGCAAGAACTCGCGCATCCTCCGGTTCGACGAGCAGCTCTTCTTCAACTACGTCCTCCCGCCCATCATCTTCAACGCCGGGTACTTATCCTTCCAAATCCCTAATTaagactaagagcatctccaaggaGGGAGACCCTAAACCGCCCCCCATCTGTCCTAATCTATTCGTGCGGACGACGCTTGGGCCGAAACTGCCTCTAACGGCCGCCCCTATGTGGTGTCCGCGGTTCGCGAACCAAACCTCCGGCAACCGGCCGCCGCGGAGCATGACGCATCCGCTGCCGCCGTATGGCTACATGCCGGCCTATGTGCCGCCGCCGAGCGCCGAGCCGCTTGTCTTTGCGCAGTGAGTCCCCCAGAGTTTGGCGACTCGGCGTCCTTTGCCCGGCGCCGGCCAATCTTTACCTCAACTTCCCCTACGCGCGCCCTCGATGACTCGTCGGCGTTGGTGTGGGTGCCCATTGTGCGCGGCACACCCGATGGCTGGAACCTCTTCGATGGGCTGTCGACGATGGCCTTGGCGCCGGATGCCCACCATGTGTTTGCCGGATTGACGCCGGCGAACTCGGCATACTACAAGGATGAAGTGGAGCAAGAAATGATCAACGAATACGGACAAGGTCATCAGCAAGATATGTGAGGCGTTGTGCATGGTATCCAAGGTGCGCATGGTGGTGACCCCGTTGGTGTTCAAGATGGGCATGGTGATGGGATTGGTGGTATGCAAGGTGGTGGGAAAGGTGGTGAGCAATGTAGTGAGCAAAGTGAGCTTGATGGTGCAGGAGAGGGCTTGTTTGAAGTTGAGCTTGAGCTTGAGCACATGAACTCAAATGCATCACAGTGCGCCAAGAGGACCGGGTCATTCACAAACAAGGAAGATGAGCTCACGTTTTAGACGCATGGATGACATGACAAGGGCATGAttcgaggaggagaagaagaggaaAGCAATCATTAATCGACAAGATTAATCAATTCATAAGCTTTTTCAAACTATGTGGGATTTGTTGTCCTTTTGGAGTTGTAGTATGGCCGATGTCGggtgtttgaatttgaatatttgtTGTTTATGTTGAACTATGTTTGATGTTGAGACTATGAGTGATGTTGAAATTATTTAAAAgggcaaaaaaataaaaatagtcAAAAGGCCAAAAAAAATCGGCGCGTGGATGGGATTTGGGAGGCGCCATTAGGCGCGGGGAGCAGCGTTCACGCGGACGACGGCCATTTTGGCCCCCAAATCATGTCCGCGGCAGACAAATTCAAACAAAATATGGAGGGTgcccttggagatgctctaagctctGTAGAAATAGAGAGCTCTAGGCGTCGAACTGGCCAAATGTGTTATTAGCCCACCTGTCCGTGTGGGTGTGGGCAGGGCCGGAGCTAGAGAGAAAAAATATCCTAATGCATGTTCAAGCTTGCAGCCTTCTCTTGTTGAATTTCTGCCTCCCTGATGCCTTTGTTTGAGCTCAAAAGTATTAGAAAAAACAGTCTTGGACCCTAATGCATGTGCATCAGGGTAAGCCCAAAGAGCTCCGCCCCTGGGTGTGGGAGGAGCGCACCCGGCCCTTTCGATTGGTAACGCATGGGGCACACATGCTCTAGTATATATTCATTGTGCCATGTATTCAAGTAATAATTGAGCAACAGTGAGTGTGTTGGATGAGTCGGTTCATGGCTCTTCTTCTTGATCAATTTGCAGTTTCCAGGTGAAAAAGAAGCAGTTCTTCCATAATTTCCTCACCATCATGTCCTTCGGGGTCTTAGGGGTTTTCATCTCTGTTTCCATCGTTTCTGCAGGTATATACTTTGCGAATTTTTTCACATTTTCCTGCATATGTTACTTGCCCATGCATGTGTTACAACAATAGTGAATTTGCAATCTTGGAAAATAAACCAATTTGACATGAGTGGCAAAATTTAGTGGCGTAAACGACTAATATATATGGACTAAGCTGCTAAAACCGAGTGGCACTAAACGATTTTTTTATGAGTGGACTGGAGACACGATTTTGTTAGTACATGGAGGAAGGTGCCCATTCCTGCTTTTTTCTCCCGGATTAACACTAGGTGGATTATCCACAGTGTGAGGTACACCAAAAAAAAAGTTATGTCTCCAGCTAAAAAAGTTATGAACATGAAACAGCTTCCCCTAAAAATGGCAATTTCCTATTAGTGACATCTACGTGGATGTTATGGAATAGATTTGTCTCGGTCGATCATTGATCCAGTTTTTGTCGCCTTAACATTCTTTTCTGCATCggtaaccaatttttttatttttaaggaAGTTTTTTTTTGTTCATTACATTGGTTATCTCTTGCTGAATATCCTATTTCTTGGGATCAGGTTGCTACTGGCTCTTCCCAAAAGTTGGTTTCGGAAAACTTGACGTGGTGGATTATCTAGGTTTGCATTTCTTTATCTAGGAATGTTTGCCTCTTCTTCTTATATTGCTTCGAATTAAGTACTGCTCATCTGATTTGCAATTCTAGCACTGGGAGTCATATTTTCTTCGACAGACACCGTGTGCACGCTCCAGGTCCGTTGGGCACTTAAATTCTGACTTATGAGTGTTTTCCCCAAGTATCTGTATTTTGACGAATGTGTTCCATCTCGCGTGCCAAAATTCAGGTCATAAGCCAAGACGAGACTCCAAGGTTGTACAGCTTAGTGTTTGGAGAAGGAGTCGTCAATGATGCAACGTCAGTGGTCCTATTCAACGCCATAAAGAATATTGATATCACTAGACTCAAAGGAGGGGTGGTGCTAAAAGTTATCGCAGATTTCCTCTACCTATTTGCAACTAGTACTATCCTTGGAGCTACGGTAAGGACAGTATGTTTTTAAAATCTCAAATCTGTGGTATTTATAATTACTGTTGTACATATTTTACAGAATCGTGGCACTAAATAATTTTGCATACCTTTATTTATTTTTAAAATGGAACCAGATTGGACTGTCGACTGCTTATGTTCTCAGAGCACTATATTTTGGTAGGTGAGTAGAAAGCTACCAGGTCATAATTTCATTTGGTTCATCTTTTGCTCATTATATTTGTAATGCTTTCCCTTTATTTTCTAGGCACTCGACTGACCGGGAGGTAGCCTTAATGGCTCTCATGGCTTATTTATCGTATATGCTGGCGGAAGTAAGTCCATTGTAGTTGAAGTATGTTCAGTTTTATATGTTCTTCAGCAATGCACCTGACGATACGCTCGTTTTCGCAGTTTCTAAATCTGAGTGGGATTTTGACTGTTTTCTTTTGCGGCATCGTCATGTCCCATTACGCATGGCATAATGTAACAGAGAGCTCTCGAATCACGACAAGGTGCTACAACTATATTGCTTAAGCGTTACTAAATTGTCTGCATGGCCATCAGAGCAACTGTtaactagtttgttttattttggTAATTTACTTTCCTGTGAAAATTGTATTGACAGACATAATATAATGCAATTGATGTAACTGCAGGCACATATTCGCGACATTATCGTTCATCGCCGAGACATTTATCTTTCTTTATGTTG
It includes:
- the LOC127317112 gene encoding sodium/hydrogen exchanger 4; protein product: MAAAVWEEVAVAVSTGGSGGDGGTVFSICVFTAVLCLCLVAGHLLEENKWVNESITALIIGCIVGAFIFLLSKGKNSRILRFDEQLFFNYVLPPIIFNAGFQVKKKQFFHNFLTIMSFGVLGVFISVSIVSAGCYWLFPKVGFGKLDVVDYLALGVIFSSTDTVCTLQVISQDETPRLYSLVFGEGVVNDATSVVLFNAIKNIDITRLKGGVVLKVIADFLYLFATSTILGATIGLSTAYVLRALYFGRHSTDREVALMALMAYLSYMLAEFLNLSGILTVFFCGIVMSHYAWHNVTESSRITTRHIFATLSFIAETFIFLYVGMDALDMDKWKITKAGFKTSLGIFGIIISLILLGRAAFVFPLSILSNFLTGNSEKAPITFNHQVVIWWAGLMRGAVSIALAYNQVYAVVIWARGTNINLFNMHACFQFTFSGVTVDPVHAAIITSTIVVVFFTTLVFGFLTRPLISAMLPHHRQGEEATRGGHNTGSNSPKDDFILPFLSDEEASGSGSGFIQAKRSISMLLERPVHTVHIHWRKFDDRFMRPIFGGPRSH